One genomic segment of Agromyces intestinalis includes these proteins:
- a CDS encoding phosphodiesterase — translation MTIRTAEYPRPNHFLLHISDTHLLAGGGRLYDRVASERHLRQVFDEFEASGGRPDAIVFTGDLADRGEPDAYRRLRRVVEPVAERLGAQVIWVMGNHDDRGAFREHLFDQPAGSTRPVDRVDDVNGLRIITLDSTVPGHHHGEVTGEQLDWLAEELATDAPHGTILAMHHPPVPSVLDLAVSVELRDQGGLAEVLEGSDVRSIIAGHLHYSSTATFAGIPVSVASATCYTQDLNVPVGGTRGRDGARAFNLVHVYPTTVLHSVVPLGTFPALDWIDAPESGRRLEEAGIRIGDRVDSPARIDEFDAFLARSGPFTEPIRLP, via the coding sequence GTGACGATCCGGACGGCCGAGTACCCCCGGCCGAACCACTTCCTGCTCCACATCTCCGACACCCACCTGCTTGCGGGCGGCGGTCGGCTCTACGACCGGGTCGCCAGCGAACGGCACCTGCGCCAGGTGTTCGACGAGTTCGAGGCATCCGGCGGCCGACCCGACGCGATCGTCTTCACCGGCGATCTCGCCGATCGCGGCGAACCCGATGCCTACCGGCGGCTGCGCCGCGTGGTCGAGCCCGTCGCCGAGCGGCTCGGCGCCCAGGTCATCTGGGTGATGGGCAACCACGACGACCGCGGCGCGTTCCGCGAGCATCTCTTCGACCAGCCCGCCGGCTCCACCCGACCGGTCGACCGGGTCGACGACGTGAACGGCCTTCGCATCATCACGCTGGACTCCACCGTGCCCGGCCATCATCACGGCGAGGTCACCGGCGAGCAGCTCGACTGGCTCGCCGAGGAACTCGCGACGGATGCCCCGCACGGCACCATCCTCGCGATGCACCACCCGCCCGTGCCGAGCGTGCTCGACCTCGCGGTATCGGTCGAGCTGCGCGACCAAGGGGGGCTCGCCGAGGTGCTCGAGGGCAGCGACGTGCGCTCGATCATCGCCGGTCACCTGCACTACTCGTCGACCGCGACGTTCGCGGGCATCCCCGTGTCGGTCGCCTCGGCGACCTGCTACACGCAGGATCTGAACGTGCCGGTCGGCGGCACCAGGGGCCGCGACGGCGCCCGCGCGTTCAACCTCGTGCACGTGTACCCGACGACGGTGCTGCACTCGGTCGTGCCGCTCGGCACCTTCCCGGCGCTCGACTGGATCGACGCGCCCGAGAGCGGCCGCCGGCTCGAGGAGGCCGGCATCCGCATCGGCGACCGGGTGGACTCGCCCGCCCGCATCGACGAGTTCGACGCGTTCCTCGCCCGTTCGGGCCCGTTCACCGAGCCCATCCGGCTCCCCTGA